The Pontibacter sp. SGAir0037 DNA segment CTGATAAAGCTGATGTCTATCGTATCGTTGGTTATAGCACCTCATATTGCCTTGGAGCAGGAGCCTCCACTGCCGGAAGCGCCGATCGAAATAAATATGGATACCAAAAGTTTAACACCTGAACAGGCCAGTGCAGCTGTTAACTCAGAAAATACAGTGGCTCTGGAGGTAGTTGCCGCTGAAAGATAAAGTAATTGATTAGGTTAGTTAGTATAGTTTCGATAAGCCCGGCACATTGTGTTGGGCTTATTTTTTAATTATAGTATCTTTGCCAAAGACACCAATACAAATAAACATGGAGCCTCGTACTGTAACGCTGCACGACTGTGACTTTGATACTTATATCTGTGAAGAGGAAATAATTGCCCATATTACAATGATGGGGGAACAGCTGGATAAAGATTACGCAGATAAAAATCCTCTTTTTCTGGCGGTTCTGAACGGCTCTTTTATGTTTGCTGCCGATCTGATGAAGCGTATTAGCATAGCTTCTGAAATTTCTTTTATAAGGCTTTCCTCTTACAAAGACATGCAGAGTACAGGCACTGTAAAAGAGATTCTTGGTTTATCGGAAGAAGTGAAAGGGCGGCATGTTGTTGTGCTGGAAGACATCGTAGATACCGGACATACTGTACATGGCCTGTTGCAGCAGCTTGAGGCAAAAGAACCCGCTTCTTTAGAAGTAGCCACCTTATTGCTTAAGCCGGACTGCCTGCAGCACGACCTTAAGATCAGATATGTGGCTAAATCCATTCCGAATGATTTTGTGGTGGGATATGGTTTGGATTACAATGGCTTAGGTCGTAACCTCAGAGATATATACAAAATCGTATCCTGAAACCAGCCTATTGCTGCAGGGCCATACCCGAACGTCAGGCAGGCCGGCCACTTGGTTTATTACGTCTGCAAATAAGATAAACTGAATCTGCTGAAATACTTATAAAAGTAGCAATACCGCTAATAACATAAATCTGTTTCGTTTATAAATAATAGGTAATACAACATTTATAGTTATTTTTGCCTTCTATCAACATTAAAAATATGCTCAACATTGTTTTGTTTGGCCCTCCAGGCGCTGGTAAAGGAACACAAAGTCAGAAACTGATTGACAAATATAACCTGGTTCACCTTTCTACAGGTGATTTGCTCCGTTCAGAGATTGCTGCTGGTACAGAGTTAGGTATGAAAGCAAAGTCTTTGATGGACAATGGAATCTTGGTGCCAGACGAAGTGGTGATTGGCATGATAGCAAACAAGCTGAAAGAGCACAACGATGCCGAAGGCTTTATTTTTGATGGTTTTCCGCGTACTGTTCCGCAGGCACAGGGCTTGGATAAACTCCTGCTGGAGCATGATACCGAAATTTCAGGCATGCTGGCACTGGAGGTAGATGATGAAGAATTAACGAAGCGCCTGTTGCTTCGCGGTGAAACATCCGGCCGTCCTGACGACCAGAATGAGGAGCTTATCCGCAAGCGTGTGCAGGAGTACAATACCAAAACTGCACCTGTGGCTGACTATTATGCAGGCCAGAGTAAGTTTTTTGCTGTAGATGGGATCGGTGAAATCGATGCTATTTTTAAGCAACTTTGCCACTACATTGATGCTCTTAAAGAGAAGCAGGAAAAATAGCATCCTGTCACCTTTTTGGCATTACTGAATTTATACCTAGTACGGCTAATGAGATATAAACACTTTTTCATTTAAAAGTGTATTATATCTCATTAGTGTTTAATTATCATTTACTTATTTAATGACAGGGTTTGGCTTCATCCAACTTTATAGATTACGTTAAAATCTGCTCCCGCTCCGGCCGGGGAGGAGGTGGGTCTGCACATTTGCACCGCGACAAGAAAACAGCTAAGGGCGGGCCTGACGGAGGCGATGGCGGGCGTGGAGGCCATATTATCCTGAGGGGAAACTCCCAGCTCTGGACGCTTTTGCATTTGCAGTTCCGCAAGCACGTTATGGCTGAAAACGGGCATAACGGAGGACCAGCCCACTCATCGGGAGCGCAAGGGAAAGATGAGATACTGGAGGTGCCATTGGGTACGGTAGCAAGAGATGCCGAAACAGGTGAGGTGAAATGTGAGATTACCGAGCACGGACAGGAAATTATACTAACTGCAGGTGGAAGAGGTGGCTTAGGAAACGCTCACTTTAAATCGCCTACTAACCAGACGCCGCGCTATGCACAGCCAGGTGAAGAGGGAATTGAAGAATGGGTGGTACTGGAACTGAAACTCTTGGCCGATGTGGGTTTGGTAGGATTCCCGAATGCCGGAAAATCTACCTTGCTTTCGGTTGTTTCTGCCGCCAAGCCTAAAATTGCAAACTATGCCTTTACTACCCTAGAGCCAAACCTGGGAGTAGTTGCTTACCGCGACTATAGGTCCTTTGTAATGGCCGATATACCAGGTATTATAGAGGGGGCTTCTGAAGGAAAAGGCTTAGGGCTCCGCTTCCTGCGCCACATAGAAAGAAACTCCATTCTTTTGTTCATGATTTCCTGCGAAAGCCCCGATATAGCAGAAGAGTACAAGATACTGCTCAACGAGCTGGAGACGTTTAATCCTGAGCTGCTCGATAAAAAGCGTATCCTGGCCATCACTAAAACAGATATGATCGACGATGAACTGGAGGCGGAAATGCGTGCCACATTACCTCAGGATCTGCCAACCGTGTTTATATCCAGCATTACACAGAAGAACATCACGCAGCTGAAAGACCTGATCTGGGAGGCGTTGAATAATTGAGCTATCCGTGAATTTGAGGATTTGGAAAATTAAGAATAAAGTGTGAGTTGATAGCGTTATAGTTGGTTTTAAATTTCCACATTTTGCATCTCCAAATTATAAATAACGTGCCACTCTGTCACTTCTGGAGTTTTGGCAAGACAATTGAAAAGATAAAAAAGACTTATCAATATAACTTTTAAAGGCATTATGTCAGATAAAGATATTAAGAAAGAGCAGGAGAACGAAGAACTG contains these protein-coding regions:
- a CDS encoding adenylate kinase, with product MLNIVLFGPPGAGKGTQSQKLIDKYNLVHLSTGDLLRSEIAAGTELGMKAKSLMDNGILVPDEVVIGMIANKLKEHNDAEGFIFDGFPRTVPQAQGLDKLLLEHDTEISGMLALEVDDEELTKRLLLRGETSGRPDDQNEELIRKRVQEYNTKTAPVADYYAGQSKFFAVDGIGEIDAIFKQLCHYIDALKEKQEK
- the obgE gene encoding GTPase ObgE, encoding MASSNFIDYVKICSRSGRGGGGSAHLHRDKKTAKGGPDGGDGGRGGHIILRGNSQLWTLLHLQFRKHVMAENGHNGGPAHSSGAQGKDEILEVPLGTVARDAETGEVKCEITEHGQEIILTAGGRGGLGNAHFKSPTNQTPRYAQPGEEGIEEWVVLELKLLADVGLVGFPNAGKSTLLSVVSAAKPKIANYAFTTLEPNLGVVAYRDYRSFVMADIPGIIEGASEGKGLGLRFLRHIERNSILLFMISCESPDIAEEYKILLNELETFNPELLDKKRILAITKTDMIDDELEAEMRATLPQDLPTVFISSITQKNITQLKDLIWEALNN
- the hpt gene encoding hypoxanthine phosphoribosyltransferase, encoding MEPRTVTLHDCDFDTYICEEEIIAHITMMGEQLDKDYADKNPLFLAVLNGSFMFAADLMKRISIASEISFIRLSSYKDMQSTGTVKEILGLSEEVKGRHVVVLEDIVDTGHTVHGLLQQLEAKEPASLEVATLLLKPDCLQHDLKIRYVAKSIPNDFVVGYGLDYNGLGRNLRDIYKIVS